Part of the Pseudomonas sp. Leaf58 genome is shown below.
TGCGGGCGGCAGGCCGGTGGCCTTGTCACCTTCGCGCAGGTAGCCCCAACGCCGTTCGAAATCGTTGCGCGCATCTGACAGCAGCTTGAACGCCAAGGCCTTGCCGGTGGCGGCTTCAGTGGCGTTCTTGGCAATACGTTGCGACAACACCCTTAGCTCGCCGGCGTGGCCGATGTACTGCTTGTCGTAGTTGGACTGGGTGTTCAGGTAAGCAAAGTTGGCGAACAGCAGGATGATCGACAGGATCAGGATCAGGAACAGCACGGTGATCTGCGCGATGCTGCGGGTACGTGGGCTCACGGTGGTTGCGGTCACGGGAGGGGCAGGCTTGTTCACGTTCGCAGGTCCTATAACGCCACATCGAGAAAGCCCGGCGCCTGGGCCAGGGCGAAGGGGCTGAAGATCGCCCAGTTGCGTTCACGCGGGAAATGCCCCTGAACAAAGCGTGCAGCGGCGCGAATCAACGGCTGCGGCGGCGACAGTTGCAGGCTGTCCAGGGCAAAGTGCTGCAGGCCCAGTACCTCGTCCACCAACAGGCCAACGAACAAGTCCTCGTGGTCTAGCACCAATACCCGCCGCTGCTTGCCCGGGGCGACGTGGCCAAGGCCAAAGAAACTGCTCAGGTCCATCACCGGTAGCAACCGGCCACGCAGGTTGGCCACCCCGCACACCCACGGCTGTACACCGGGGACACGGCTGCTGCGCGGTTCGCGCAGCACCTCGGCCACCTCGCCCATGGGCGCGACAAACCATTGCCCGGCGACACGAAAGCCAATGCCGCTCCACTGTTGCAAGCGGTTGTCCTGCGGCGGCTGGTCGGCGACCAGAAGGCGACAGCGCCGGTCGATGTCCAGCAACAACTCGAAGGCGGTCAGCGACGCGCCCTGCGGGCGTGTGGTCAAGCCCCCAGCACTTCTTTGAGCTTGGCGATCAGCGCGTCTTCTTCCACCGGTTTGGTCAAGAAGTCACGGGCGCCCTGGCGGGTAGCCCAGATGCGGTCGGTTTCCTGGTCCTTGGTGGTAACCACGATTACCGGGATGGCGCTGGTTTCCGGGTCTTTGCTGAGCTGGCGGGTGGCCTGGAAGCCGTTCATGCCGGGCATGACGATGTCCATCAGCACGGCATCGGGTTTGTCCTGCCGGGCCAAGGCCACGCCATCGGCACCGTTGCTGGCCTTGAGCACCTGGTAGCCGTGCTTTTCCAGCCATTCGGTCAATCGGTACATCTCTGTCGGCGAGTCGTCGACAATCAGAACTCGGGCCATGCTGGTTCCCCATCAGGAAAGAAAGACCGTGCCATGGCGGGGCGCGGTCAGGGTGCGTGTTGTTGGGCTGCGGCAAAACCGGGCACGTGGGCACGGATCGCGTCGAGCAGTTCTTCCTTGCTGAACGGTTTGGTCAAGAACTGATCGGACCCGACCACCCGGCCGCGAGCCTTGTCGAACAGGCCGTCACGCGACGAAAGCAGAATGACCGGGGTGTCCTTGAAGGCACTGTTGTGCTTGATCACCGCGCAAGTCTGGTAGCCGTCCAGACGCGGCATCAGCACATCGACGAAGATGATACTGGGCTGGTGGTCGACGATCTTGGCCAGGGCATCGAAGCCATCGCTGGCAGTGATCACCTCGCAGCCGGCTTCACCAAGCAACATCTGCGCGGTGCGGCGGATCGTGCGTGAATCGTCGATCACCATCACCTTCAGGGGTTGTTCCATAGACGCCTACCAGTGGGAATTAGCTGCAAGTTGCAAGCGGCAAGCTACTAGAAAATGCACATCGGAGCATGGTTGCTTTTTTCTTGAGGCTTATAGCTAAAGGCTTGCAGCTGCATTTTTAGCACACTCCGGGGGCCCGTTCCATCTGCCGCCCCCCTTGACCGGCGGCGTTCACAGCGCCACCCTGAGCCACTTTTCTTTCGATCGATCGCGGCCACGCGCCGCCAAGAGGAACCACCCCATGAGCGTTCGCCTCGGCATTGTCATGGACCCCATCGCGTCCATCTCCTACAAGAAGGACAGCTCGCTGGCCATGTTGCTGGCCGCCCAGGCACGCAGCTGGAACCTGTTCTACATGGAACAGCGCGACCTGTACCTGGGTGCCGGCCAGGCCCGAGCGCAGATGCGCCCGCTGAAAGTGTTCGCCGACCCGGCCCGCTGGTTCGAGCTGGGCGAGGAGCAGGACAGCGCGCTGGCCGACCTGGACGTGATCCTGATGCGCAAGGACCCGCCCTTCGACATGGAGTTCGTCTACAGCACCTACCTGCTGGAGCAGGCCGAGCGCGAAGGCGTACTGGTGGTCAACCGCCCGCAGAGCCTGCGCGATTGCAACGAAAAACTGTTCGCCACCCAGTTCCCGCAGTGCATGACGCCGACCCTGGTCAGCCGCCGTGCCGATATCCTGCGTGAGTTCGCCACCACCCATGGCGACGTGATCCTCAAACCGTTGGACGGCATGGGCGGCACCTCGGTGTTCCGCCACCGCCCGGGCGACCCCAACCTGTCGGTGATCCTCGAAACCCTGACCCAACACGGCGGCCAGCAGATCATGGCGCAGGCCTACCTGCCCGAGATCAAGGACGGCGACAAACGCATCCTGATGATCGACGGCGAGCCGGTGGACTACTGCCTGGCGCGCATCCCGGCCAGCGGCGAGACCCGTGGCAATCTGGCCGCCGGCGGCCGTGGCGAGGCGCGCCCACTGACCGAGCGCGACCGCTGGATCGCCGCCCAGGTCGGCCCGACCCTGCGCGAGAAGGGCCTGCTGTTCGTCGGCCTGGACGTGATCGGCGACTACCTCACTGAAATCAACGTCACCAGCCCCACCTGCATTCGCGAGATCGATGCCGCCTACAACACCGATATCGGCGGCAAGCTGATGGACGCCATTGATCGACAGCTGAAGGCGCGCTGACCGGCAACGCGCGGCGCAAACCCAGAGTGGGGTATGATGCGGGTCCTATTACCTGACCCGCTGCCCCGCTCTGCGGTTGCTGGATACCTGATGACGCTGCCCGCTGACATCCCCGCCGACCTGCTGCCGCCCCGTGTTCGCCCGATGGACCGGCTCGGTTTCACCCTGTTCCTGGCTGCACTGGTGCACCTGGCGCTAATCCTTGGCGTCGGTTTCAGCGTGGTCAAGCCTGCAGAAATCCGCCACACCATGGACATCACCCTGGCCACCTTCAAGAGCGAGAAACCGCCGCAGAAGGCCGATTTCCAGGCCCAGGACAACCAGCAGGGCAGCGGCACCCTGGACAAGAAAGCGGTGCCCAAGACCACCGAGTTGGCACCGTTCCAGGACAGCAAGATCAACAAGATCACCCCACCACCCGCGGCCAAGCCCGAGGTGGTACCGCCCCCTACCCCGCAAAAGTCGGCGGTGGTGACCACGGCGCCCAAGCCGCACAAGGTCGAGCCCAAGCCCAAGGAGAGCAAGGCGCAACCCAAGCCGGCGGCACCTGCGCCAGACTTCGACAGCTCGCAGCTGTCCAGCCAGATCGCCAGCCTGGAGGCAGAGCTGTCCAACGAACAGCAGGTGTACGCCAAGCGCCCGCGTATCCACCGCCTCAACGCCGCTTCGACCATGCGCGACAAGGGCGCCTGGTACAAGGAAGAGTGGCGCAAGAAAGTTGAGCGGGTGGGCAACCTGAACTACCCCGACGAAGCGCGCCGGCAACAAATTTACGGCAACTTGCGCATGATGGTGTCGATCAACCGCGATGGTTCGCTGTACGAGGTACTGGTGCTGGAATCGTCCGGGCAGCCGTTGCTGGACCAGGCAGCGCAGCGCATCGTGCGGCTAGCGGCACCCTTTGCCCCGTTTACTGGGGACTTGGCCGAATTTGATCGGCTGGAAATCATCCGCACCTGGCGCTTTGCCCGTGGGGACCGCCTGTCCAGTAACTGAATCAGGGCTGCACAGCGGCCCCAAATCAGCCATGCCGAGCACCTTGTCAGCCTCGCCACCTGGCGCCACACTATCCCCCATGAAAACCCTCACGCCGAGCTACCTCAAGCATCAGTTCCTGATCGCCATGCCGCACATGGCCGATCCGAACTTCGCCCAGACCCTCACGTACATCGTCGAGCACAACGCCCATGGCGCCATGGGCCTGGTGGTCAATCGGCCGCAGGAGCTGAGCCTGGCCGATATCCTCGAGCAACTGCGCCCGGACGAAACGCCACCGGCCAGTACCTTGCAGGTACCGATCTACCAAGGTGGCCCGGTGCAGACCGACCGTGGCTTCGTGCTGCACAGCAGCGAGTGCAGCTTCCAAGCCACCGTGGCGCTGGAAGGGCTGTCACTGACCACGTCGCAGGATGTACTGCTGGCCATTGCCGCTGGCGTAGGCCCAAAACAGAGCCTGATCACCTTGGGTTATGCCGGCTGGGAAGCAGGCCAGCTAGAAGCGGAGCTGGCCGACAACGCCTGGCTCAACTGCCCGTTCGACCCAGAAATCATCTTCGGCCGGGCCAGCGACCTGCGCCTGGAAGCCGCCGCCGCCAGCCTGGGGATCAACCTGCACCTGCTGACCAGCCAGGCGGGCCACGCCTGATGGCTGAACTACGCCTATTGCTAGGCTTCGACTACGGCAGCAAACAGATCGGCGTGGCCGTCGGCCAGGTCATTACCGGCCAGGCCCGCGAACTGTGCACCCTCAAGGCGCAGAACGGCGTGCCGGACTGGGCCCAGGTGGAAAAGCTGATTGCCGAATGGAAGCCCGACGCCATCGTCGTCGGCCTGCCGTTGAACATGGACGGCACACCCAGCGAAATGAGCGCCCGCGCCGAAAAGTTCGCCCGCCGCCTGAACGGCCGCTTCAACCTGCCCGTGCACACCCACGACGAGCGCCTGACCACCTTCGAGGCCAAAGGCGAGCGCATGGCCCGTGGCGGCCAGCGCGGCAGCTACCGCGACAACCCGGTCGATGCCATCGCCGCCGCCTTGTTGCTGCAAGGCTGGCTGGAGGCCAACACCTGATAATCTTTGTCGCCGGGCCCGCCCGGCGCACCCTTCCGAGGAGCCTGCAATGAGCCTACCCGATCCCGCCGAACTGATTCGGCAGATGGCCGTCGACCTTCGCGCCCACCTGGCCCGCCGGGCCATTGCCGAACCACGTTACATCGGTATCCGTACCGGCGGTGTCTGGGTCGCCCAGGCCCTGCAGGAAGCCATGGGTGACAGCAGCGCGATGGGCACTCTGGACGTTTCGTTCTACCGCGACGACTTCAGCCAGAACGGCCTGCACCCGCAAGTGCGCCCTTCCGAACTGCCGTTCGAAGTAGAGGGCCAGCACCTGGTGTTGGTGGATGACGTGCTGATGAGCGGTCGCACGGTCCGCGCCGCGCTCAACGAACTGTTCGATTATGGCCGCCCGGCCAGCGTTACCCTGGTCTGCCTGCTGGACCTGGATGCCGGCGAACTGCCAATTCGCCCGAATGTGCTCGGTGCCACCCTGTCGCTGGCCGCCCATGAACGGGTAAAATTGACCGGACCCGCACCGCTCGCCCTCGAGCGCCAGGACCTCGCCACCGCTTCCGCCCTTTAAGAGTCCCCTCGCGATGACGCCAATCGACGCCAAGCGCCCGCTGCAGCTCAATGATCAGGGCCAGCTGCGCCACTTCCTCTCGCTCGACGGTTTGCCCCGCGAACTGCTCACCGAGATCCTCGACACCGCCGACTCCTTCCTGGAAGTCGGTGCCCGGGCCGTAAAAAAAGTCCCGTTGTTGCGCGGCAAAACCGTGTGCAACGTGTTCTTCGAGAACTCGACCCGTACCCGAACCACCTTTGAACTGGCGGCCCAGCGCCTGTCGGCCGACGTGATCAGCCTGAACGTGTCGACCTCCTCGACCAGCAAGGGCGAGACCCTGTTCGACACCCTGCGCAACCTCGAAGCCATGGCTGCCGACATGTTCGTGGTACGCCATTCGGATTCCGGCGCCGCACACTTCATCGCCGAGCACGTGTGCCCGGACGTCGCCGTGATCAACGGCGGTGACGGCCGCCACGCGCACCCCACCCAGGGCATGCTCGACATGCTCACCATCCGCCGCCACAAGGGCAGCTTCGAGAACCTCTCGGTGGCCATCGTCGGCGACATCCTGCACTCGCGGGTGGCCCGTTCGGACATGCTGGCGCTGAAAGCGCTGGGCTGCCCGGACATCCGTGTGATCGGCCCGAAAACCCTGATCCCGATCGGCATCGAGCAGTACGGCGTGAAGGTTTACACCGACCTTGCCGAAGGCCTCAAGGACGTCGACGTAGTGATCATGCTGCGCCTGCAGCGTGAGCGCATGGCCGGCGGCCTGTTGCCCAGCGAAGGCGAGTTCTACCGCCTGTTCGGCCTGACCACCGCGCGCCTGGCCGGGGCCAAGCCCGATGCCATCGTCATGCACCCAGGGCCGATCAACCGTGGTGTGGAAATCGAGTCGGCGGTGGCCGACGGCAAGCACTCGGTGATCCTCAACCAGGTCACCTACGGCATCGCCGTACGCATGGCCGTGCTGTCCATGGCCATGAGCGGGCAGAACGCGCAACGTCAATTTGACCAGGAGAACGCCCAGTGACCATCAGTATTCTTGGCGCCCGGGTCATCGACCCCAACAGCGGCCTGGACCAGGTCACCGACCTGCACCTGGACGGCGGCCGCATTGTCGCAATCGGCGCGGCCCCAGCGGGGTTCAGCGCCAGCCGCACGATTGACGCCAATGGCTTGGTCGCAGCGCCTGGCCTGGTCGACCTCGGCGTATCCCTGCGCGAGCCGGGCTACAGCCGCAAAGGCAACATCGCCAGTGAAACCCGCGCGGCCGTAGCCGGCGGTGTCACCAGCCTGTGCTGCCCACCGCAGACCAAGCCGGTGCTGGACACCTCGGCGGTGGCCGAGCTCATCCTCGACCGTGCCCGCGAGGCCGCCAACAGCAAGGTCTACCCAATCGGCGCCCTGACCAAGGGCCTGGAAGGCGAGCAACTGGCTGAACTGGTGGCGCTGCGCGACACCGGCTGCGTGGCGTTTGGCAACGGCCTCAAGGAAATCCCCAATAACCGCACCCTGGCCCGTGCCCTGGAGTACGCCGCCACCTTCGACCTGACGGTGGTGTTCCACTCTCAGGACCGCGACCTGGCCCAGGGCGGCCTGGCCCATGAAGGGGCCATGGCCAGCTTCCTCGGCCTGCCGGGCATCCCGGAAACCGCCGAGACCGTGGCCCTGGCGCGCAACCTGCTGCTGGTGGAACAGTCCGGTGTGCGTGCGCACTTCAGCCAGATCACCAGTGCCCGTGGCGCGCGGCTGATCGAGCAGGCCCAGCAGCTTGGCCTACCGGTGACCGCCGACGTGGCGCTGTACCAGCTGATCCTCACTGACGAATCGCTGCGCGAGTTTTCCAGCCTGTACCACGTGCAACCACCGCTACGCACCGCAGCCGACCGTGACGGCCTGCGTGCCGCGGTGAAATCGGGGGTGATCCAGGCGATCTCCAGCCACCATCAGCCGCACGAGCGCGACGCCAAGCTGGCCCCGTTCGGCGCCACCGAGCCGGGCATCAGCAGCGTCGAACTGCTGCTGCCGCTGGCCATGACCCTGGTACAGGACGGCTTGCTCGACCTGCCAACCCTGCTGGCCCGCCTGAGCAGTGGCCCGGCAGCGGCCCTGCGCTTGCCGGCCGGTGAGCTGAAAGTGGGCGGCGCAGCCGACCTGGTGTTGTTCGACCCGCAAGCCTCCACCGTTGCCGGCGACCAATGGTTCTCACGTGGCGAGAACTGCCCGTTCATCGGCCACTGCCTGCCGGGTGCGGTGCGTTATACCTTGGTCGATGGGCACGTCTGCCACGAGGCCTGATCGCCAGCTGTAAGCCTCAAGCTGCAAGCCACAAGGAAAAGCGGGCATGGCGCCGATGCGCTTTTTCTTGCCGCTTGCAGCTTGCAGCTCGTCGCTAATGGTTGAAATCCTTCCCCCCACCCCCATATGAGTCTGCATCAGGCACTTTCGCCCCGCTGCGTGGAGACTCTCCCCTTGACCACCATCGTTTCTGTCCGCCGTAACGGCAAAGTCGTCATGGGCGGCGACGGCCAGGTATCCCTCGGCAACACCGTGATGAAAGGCAACGCCAAGAAGGTGCGCCGCCTGTACCACGGCCAGGTCATCGCCGGCTTCGCCGGTGCCACCGCCGATGCTTTCACCCTGTTCGAACGTTTCGAAGGCCAACTTGAAAAACACCAGGGCCACCTGGTCCGCGCCGCCGTCGAGCTGGCCAAGGAATGGCGTACCGACCGTTCCCTGAGCCGCCTGGAAGCCATGCTGGCCGTGGCCAACAAGGACGCCTCGCTGATCATCACCGGCAACGGTGACGTGGTCGAACCCGAAGACGGCCTGATCGCCATGGGCTCCGGCGGCGCCTACGCCCAGGCCGCAGCCCGCGCCCTGTTGAACAAAACCGACCTCTCGGCCCGTGAAATTGCCGAGACCGCCCTGAACATCGCCGGCGACATCTGCGTATTCACCAACCACAACCTGACCATCGAGGAGCAGGACCTGGCCGACTGACTCAGCTGTTCTGGCGCCCCCTCCCGGTGAGGGGGCTTTTCCACGCTGACTCACCTGCCCAAGGACCATATTCATCATGTCCATGACCCCCCGCGAGATCGTCCACGAACTCAACCGCCACATCATCGGCCAGGACGACGCCAAGCGCGCCGTGGCCATTGCCCTGCGCAACCGCTGGCGGCGCATGCAGCTCCCCGCCGAGCTGCGTGCCGAAGTAACCCCGAAAAACATCCTGATGATCGGCCCCACCGGTGTGGGTAAAACCGAAATCGCCCGTCGCCTGGCCAAGCTGGCCAACGCGCCGTTCCTCAAGGTGGAAGCCACCAAGTTCACTGAGGTGGGCTACGTGGGCCGTGATGTCGAGTCGATCATTCGCGACCTGGCCGATGCCGCGCTGAAGATGCTGCGTGAGCAAGAAATCATCCGCGTGCGCCACCGCGCCGAAGACGCCGCCGAAGACCGCATCCTTGACGCCCTGCTGCCGCAGGCGCGGGTCACCAGCTTCAGCGAAGAAGCCGCGCAGACCAGCACCGATTCCAACACTCGCCAGCTGTTCCGCAAGCGCCTGCGCGAAGGCCAGCTGGACGACAAGGAAATCGAGATCGAGGTAGCCGATGCCGTGGGCGTCGAAATTGCCGCGCCGCCCGGCATGGAAGAAATGACCAACCAGCTGCAGAGCCTGTTCGCCAACATGGGCAAAGGCAAGCGCAAGGCGCGCAAGCTAAAGGTGAAAGAAGCGCTGAAGATGGTTCGCGATGAAGAAGCGAGCCGCCTGGTCAACGAAGAAGAGCTCAAGGCCAAGGCACTGGAAGCGGTCGAGCAGCACGGCATCGTGTTCATCGACGAAATCGACAAGGTTGCCAAGCGTGGCAACGTTGGTGGCGCCGACGTGTCCCGTGAAGGCGTGCAGCGCGACCTGCTGCCGCTGATCGAAGGCTGCACCGTCAACACCAAGCTGGGCATGGTCAAGACCGACCACATCCTGTTCATTGCCTCGGGCGCGTTCCACCTGAGCAAACCGAGCGACCTGGTGCCCGAACTGCAAGGCCGCCTGCCAATCCGCGTAGAGCTGAAGGCACTGACGCCGGAAGACTTCGAGCGCATCCTGCAGGAGCCGCACGCGTCGTTGACCGAGCAGTACCAGGCTCTGCTGAAAACCGAAGGCCTGAACATCGAGTTCCTCGCCGACGGTATCAAACGCCTGGCCGAAATTGCCTACCAGGTCAACGAAAAGACCGAGAACATCGGTGCCCGCCGCCTGCACACCCTGCTCGAGCGCTTGCTCGAAGAGGTGTCGTTCAGCGCGGGTGACCTGGCCAGCACCCATGACGAAGCGCCGATCCAGATCGACGCGGCCTATGTGAACAGCCACCTGGGTGAGCTGGCGCAGAACGAAGACCTGTCGCGTTACATCTTGTAAGACTGGGTGGGCGTGAGACGCCCTCCACCCTCTGCCAAAAATGACGGGAGACTGGCTGGTCTATAAACTACAGCCAGTCGCCTGTTCATCAGTCAAACGTATACACCTTGCCACCCTTGAATTTCGGCTCCCTCCAGTTTGGGCCTCGTTTAAATCCCCCTCCCGCTTCAATTATTAGACCCTGCTTACGCATATCGCTAACTAACCGAAGCAACTCATAATTATTGCGAATATTAACCCAGTCATTTCTATTATAAAGACCATCTAGCCTGGGATAAGATATTCCGCCCTCACCACGCGTCAGAAAAAGTACAACCTCTTTGGGATCTTCCGCAGCTATCAAATCTGTAATTGTGCTCATTTGTTTTCTCTCTGCGCCTGCAAATCGTCAGCTTCAATCGCTTCTGCCGTGTAGAGCAAGTCATGCGAGTCTTTTAACTTGTAGTCTTCCAGAGTGGCAGCATGGGTATTGTTCCATGTTGCACCATCATCACTAGCAAGCACACCGTCTGGAACCCCCAGTGCTCTATACCGTTGCAACTCCCTGAGTTCATGGGTGTAAAAACGTTTATCGACATCTTCAATAACCATTTCACCACGCAGCACACGCTCCAAGCGGCTGATCATTATTGCATTGCCATCCGACGCCCCAAACCGACTAGTGTGCAGCCTAACAAGTTTTATGCCTTCCAAGGTAACAGTAGCGTCTCGCCAGTCCAACTCCTGAATTGGACCACCCGCCTTTTCAGGATTATACATACGCCCACTGTATACACCTTTGGTTGTAGCGCCCTCATAGGGGCTGCTCAACATCACATAGACGGGGCCAATACCCGCGTCGGCCGGAAACCAAACAATCAGGTCGCTGAAGTCAACCTCGCTTATCGGGTAGGCGGTTGCCTTTACACTGATTGGATCCAGCGTAATACCCTCGTAGATCGGTACATCTGTCGGCAAGGCGGGTGTCGAGGATGAAGCATCCTGATTCCCCGGAGCCTTAGCAGGTGTCCAGGTCAAGGTAATCGCCGCCTGATCTGCGCTCGTACTGGCAATGACGACTTCAAACAGGCCCGTAGTGGCATTCATGATCGCTGCCCGAACGGGAACCTGCCTAGACGCCCGCTCACCATCGGTACTGACCACCGAGATGACCGAGCGATCACCCCTGACCTGCTCCACCAGGCGCCTGGGCATTTCGACCGAACCCTGCGTCAAGGCGGCGTGTTGCAGATCGATTCCGGCCGCCAACCCCAAATGGTCAGCACTTACGCCAATACTATAACGAAGCCTCGTAGGCGGCTGATCCTGTATAGGTCCCGGTGTCGCACCGAGATTAAGCACCAAGGCAAGAAAATCTGCGATTAAGACCGAAGGGCCTTCGACGACCGCTTGCTCCAGCGCAGCTACAGCCTCGCTGATGCCATTGACCAACGAGGCGGCACCCGGCACATCCTGGATGATGCCCTGCCCCGCAACCGAGATGACACTAGCGCCAGCAGCCAGTAGATACACTCGTGGATCACGATAGAGTGTAGCCCTGGCTGCAAGCACTACAGCAAGGCGCCTGGCTGCGGCTTCACGAACTGACGCCTGCTCCAGACTTGTCTGCAAGACCAACTTCTGCTCCGTCAGTACGCGAATCGTCTCGGCCAGCACCGCAGCACGATAACCAGCAACGTAAGCCGATTGGAAGGCACGCTGCTCCGATTCGGGAAAGGTGGGCCAAAGCAATCCCCGGGCGCCCTCTTCCGGCTGGCGGTTTTGATTTCAGTAGCACTGAGAGTGCGTGCATCCGTGCCCGAATACTCCAGTGCCGCCAGTGACTCAAGCTGATATTGCTGTTGCTTACTGGACAACTCGCTATCGATGGTCGCGAGGTATCCCTGTAACTCAGAAACACCGCTCGCGGAAGTATCGGCGGGAATACCTTGCGCGATCAGAGCGTCCATCGCAGCCTGGGCCGCGTTGCCAAGCAATGCTATATACCCTGTGTCGGTATGCTGTTTGATTCGCAACAGGTCGGCGTTGACGTCCTTGGTCATACGCTCGAAGTACTCTATTGGCAAACCCCTCCCCGGTCTTTCTTTGAACAGGTACTGGTAGCCGGATAGATCAACTGGCAGCGGGTCGGGATATACGTAAGTATTGGGGAGCTCTATCTGCATGCTTTCCTCCTTGTCCGGGATCACGGGCAAAGCGCAGAAAGTGATCAAAGACCAACCATCCGCCCTGCCCGAGGATGAGTCGCGGCTAAGGCTGTCACCTACGGCCCAACGACTCCGGCACTGTAGGGACCAAGCGAATGCAGCTGCATATAACGATGTGCCACCTTGCTAGCCAATGTCCCTGACACAAGCCGGCCTGTCACCCCAACACCGTCCCGACTTGAATCTGTGCGTAGGAAGCTCGAAGCTTGCACCCAGACATTCATGAGAAATAGCCCATGGCCCGCCTGCCCACCGCCATCAATCTGCACAAAGCCTCGAAAACCCTCAGCCTCACCTACGCCCCCGGCGAGGTCTACCACCTGCCCGCCGAGTTCCTGCGCGTGCACTCCCCCTCCGCCGAGGTCCAGGGCCACGGCAACCCTATCCTGCAGTTCGGCAAGATCAACGTCGGCCTCAGCGGCCTGGAACCTGCCGGCCAATATGCACTGAAATTGACCTTCGACGATGGCCATGACAGCGGCCTGTTCACTTGGGAATACCTTGAGCAGCTGTGCCTGCGCCAGGAACAACTGTGGGCCGAGTACCTCGACGAGCTGCACAAGGCCGGCAAGGCCCGCGACCCCGCCGAGTCGGTGGTTAAACTCATGCTCTAGCGCAAGGCCTGCAGGTTTTAGAGCGCATTTTCTAAATTCATCTGTTTGAATGCCTTACAGACAGCCCAGTGAAGGGCTGTCTTGCGCATTACATGAAAGTCGGGTAACCAATGGGGGGTGGCAAGTTCCCTGCATCAATTTGCAGAGTATGGATCCCTCGCAGCAGCGCTGTTCCTTATCACTGGTCACCCGAGTAGCAGTACCGGGCTCAGCACTGTGCACCCGTCACAGCATCCGGTACTCGTCTCAGGACAACGGAGCGTCGTAGATGAGTAACAAGAACAACGATGAGCTGCAGCGGCAGGCCTCGGAGAACACCCTGGGGCTGAACCCGGTCATCGGTATTCGCCGCAAGGACCTGTTGAGCTCGGCACGCACCGTGCTGCGCCAGGCCGTGCGCCAACCGCTGCACAGCGCCAAGCATGTGGCCCACTTTGGCCTGGAGCTGAAGAACGTGCTGCTGGGCAAGTCCAGCATTGCCCCAGAAAGCGACGACCGGCGCTTCAATGACCCAGCCTGGAGCAACAACCCGCTGTACCGCCGCTACCTGCAAACCTACCTGGCCTGGCGCAAGGAGCTGCAGGAATGGATCGGCAGCAGCGACCTGTCGCCCCAGGACATCAGCCGCGGCCAGTTCGTCATCAACCTGATGACCGAAGCCATGGCCCCAACCAACACCCTGTCCAACCCGGCAGCGGTCAAACGCTTCTTTGAAACCGGCGGCAAGAGCCTGCTCGATGGCTTGTCCAACCTGGCCAAGGACGTGGTCAACAATGGCGGCATGCCCAGCCAGGTGAACATGGATGCCTTCGAGGTGGGCAAGAACCTGGGCAC
Proteins encoded:
- a CDS encoding chemotaxis protein CheW; translated protein: MTTRPQGASLTAFELLLDIDRRCRLLVADQPPQDNRLQQWSGIGFRVAGQWFVAPMGEVAEVLREPRSSRVPGVQPWVCGVANLRGRLLPVMDLSSFFGLGHVAPGKQRRVLVLDHEDLFVGLLVDEVLGLQHFALDSLQLSPPQPLIRAAARFVQGHFPRERNWAIFSPFALAQAPGFLDVAL
- the pilH gene encoding twitching motility response regulator PilH, yielding MARVLIVDDSPTEMYRLTEWLEKHGYQVLKASNGADGVALARQDKPDAVLMDIVMPGMNGFQATRQLSKDPETSAIPVIVVTTKDQETDRIWATRQGARDFLTKPVEEDALIAKLKEVLGA
- a CDS encoding PleD family two-component system response regulator translates to MEQPLKVMVIDDSRTIRRTAQMLLGEAGCEVITASDGFDALAKIVDHQPSIIFVDVLMPRLDGYQTCAVIKHNSAFKDTPVILLSSRDGLFDKARGRVVGSDQFLTKPFSKEELLDAIRAHVPGFAAAQQHAP
- the gshB gene encoding glutathione synthase, with amino-acid sequence MSVRLGIVMDPIASISYKKDSSLAMLLAAQARSWNLFYMEQRDLYLGAGQARAQMRPLKVFADPARWFELGEEQDSALADLDVILMRKDPPFDMEFVYSTYLLEQAEREGVLVVNRPQSLRDCNEKLFATQFPQCMTPTLVSRRADILREFATTHGDVILKPLDGMGGTSVFRHRPGDPNLSVILETLTQHGGQQIMAQAYLPEIKDGDKRILMIDGEPVDYCLARIPASGETRGNLAAGGRGEARPLTERDRWIAAQVGPTLREKGLLFVGLDVIGDYLTEINVTSPTCIREIDAAYNTDIGGKLMDAIDRQLKAR
- a CDS encoding energy transducer TonB produces the protein MTLPADIPADLLPPRVRPMDRLGFTLFLAALVHLALILGVGFSVVKPAEIRHTMDITLATFKSEKPPQKADFQAQDNQQGSGTLDKKAVPKTTELAPFQDSKINKITPPPAAKPEVVPPPTPQKSAVVTTAPKPHKVEPKPKESKAQPKPAAPAPDFDSSQLSSQIASLEAELSNEQQVYAKRPRIHRLNAASTMRDKGAWYKEEWRKKVERVGNLNYPDEARRQQIYGNLRMMVSINRDGSLYEVLVLESSGQPLLDQAAQRIVRLAAPFAPFTGDLAEFDRLEIIRTWRFARGDRLSSN
- a CDS encoding YqgE/AlgH family protein, which encodes MKTLTPSYLKHQFLIAMPHMADPNFAQTLTYIVEHNAHGAMGLVVNRPQELSLADILEQLRPDETPPASTLQVPIYQGGPVQTDRGFVLHSSECSFQATVALEGLSLTTSQDVLLAIAAGVGPKQSLITLGYAGWEAGQLEAELADNAWLNCPFDPEIIFGRASDLRLEAAAASLGINLHLLTSQAGHA
- the ruvX gene encoding Holliday junction resolvase RuvX yields the protein MAELRLLLGFDYGSKQIGVAVGQVITGQARELCTLKAQNGVPDWAQVEKLIAEWKPDAIVVGLPLNMDGTPSEMSARAEKFARRLNGRFNLPVHTHDERLTTFEAKGERMARGGQRGSYRDNPVDAIAAALLLQGWLEANT
- the pyrR gene encoding bifunctional pyr operon transcriptional regulator/uracil phosphoribosyltransferase PyrR, with amino-acid sequence MSLPDPAELIRQMAVDLRAHLARRAIAEPRYIGIRTGGVWVAQALQEAMGDSSAMGTLDVSFYRDDFSQNGLHPQVRPSELPFEVEGQHLVLVDDVLMSGRTVRAALNELFDYGRPASVTLVCLLDLDAGELPIRPNVLGATLSLAAHERVKLTGPAPLALERQDLATASAL
- a CDS encoding aspartate carbamoyltransferase catalytic subunit, giving the protein MTPIDAKRPLQLNDQGQLRHFLSLDGLPRELLTEILDTADSFLEVGARAVKKVPLLRGKTVCNVFFENSTRTRTTFELAAQRLSADVISLNVSTSSTSKGETLFDTLRNLEAMAADMFVVRHSDSGAAHFIAEHVCPDVAVINGGDGRHAHPTQGMLDMLTIRRHKGSFENLSVAIVGDILHSRVARSDMLALKALGCPDIRVIGPKTLIPIGIEQYGVKVYTDLAEGLKDVDVVIMLRLQRERMAGGLLPSEGEFYRLFGLTTARLAGAKPDAIVMHPGPINRGVEIESAVADGKHSVILNQVTYGIAVRMAVLSMAMSGQNAQRQFDQENAQ